Proteins found in one Mucilaginibacter gracilis genomic segment:
- the bglX gene encoding beta-glucosidase BglX, whose translation MKKYLYLICLMQMGAFNVYAQNRNIDLRVDSLIKLMTLKEKIGQLNQYSGRDATGPATDKKKFLLDDIKNGMVGSVLNIKGVKDTREIQALALQSRLKIPLLFSLDVIHGYKTVFPVPLAESASWDTLAIRQSAHVAATEAAASGIHWTFAPMVDIGRDPRWGRVMEGAGEDAYLGSVIARARVLGFQGEKLGGTDAVMACAKHFAAYGAAIAGRDYNSVDMSDQMLNEVYLPPFKAAADAGVATFMNSFNTLNGIPATGNSYLQQDILKRDWAYKGFVVSDWGSINEMVTWGFAKNQTEAAKKAILAGNDMDMESLAYKNNLEKLVNLGEVKVEAVDNAVRRILYKKFELGLFDDPYKFSVQAREDKVMHDKSFALIARSVAEKSIVLLKNDKQILPLNNAPAKIALIGPLVKAKQDLGSTWTVYSDTTTYTSVYEGIRDKYGNKSKLSYARGCDISDTSSAGFNEALAVAKEADVVIMVLGEAGYMSGEAKSRSDICLPGRQEELFNLVKATGKKVIVVLMAGRPMIFNSIADKADAIIYAFWLGSETGNSLANVISGSYNPSGRLPITFPRAMGQIPVFYSYANTGRPVTEHSGIKYKSAYLDLPNTPRYAFGYGLSYTKFGYSDIKLDKPVLLGKDDLNISFTLTNTGSFSGSDVVQLYIQDKIASVVRPVKELKNFAKVMLKPGESKLVTFKIKPNQLSFYKSGTGWVTEPGAFKVMVGSSSDDIRLQGDFMVQ comes from the coding sequence ATGAAAAAATACTTGTATCTCATTTGCTTGATGCAGATGGGGGCTTTTAACGTTTATGCACAGAATAGGAATATAGACCTGCGTGTTGATTCTCTGATCAAACTGATGACGCTTAAGGAAAAGATCGGTCAGCTTAATCAGTATTCAGGCAGGGATGCTACCGGTCCGGCAACAGATAAGAAAAAATTTTTGCTGGATGATATTAAAAATGGTATGGTTGGTTCGGTCCTTAATATCAAAGGGGTTAAAGATACCCGCGAGATACAGGCCCTGGCACTCCAGTCCCGGTTAAAAATCCCTTTACTTTTTAGCTTAGATGTAATTCATGGTTATAAAACTGTATTTCCGGTACCGCTGGCAGAGTCGGCATCGTGGGATACCTTAGCAATAAGGCAGTCGGCCCACGTAGCAGCCACAGAAGCTGCAGCAAGCGGTATTCACTGGACTTTTGCTCCTATGGTTGATATAGGCCGTGATCCGCGTTGGGGAAGGGTAATGGAAGGTGCTGGTGAGGACGCTTATCTGGGCTCGGTTATTGCAAGGGCCCGCGTTTTGGGTTTCCAGGGTGAAAAATTAGGTGGTACAGATGCTGTTATGGCCTGCGCCAAGCATTTTGCCGCTTATGGCGCTGCCATTGCCGGCCGTGATTACAATTCGGTTGATATGAGTGACCAAATGCTGAACGAGGTTTACCTGCCTCCCTTCAAAGCAGCGGCAGATGCTGGCGTTGCCACCTTCATGAATTCCTTCAACACTTTAAACGGGATACCGGCCACGGGGAATTCATATTTACAACAAGATATTTTGAAACGGGATTGGGCTTATAAAGGTTTTGTAGTAAGCGACTGGGGTTCAATTAATGAAATGGTTACCTGGGGCTTTGCAAAAAATCAAACTGAAGCTGCTAAAAAAGCGATTTTAGCAGGTAATGACATGGATATGGAAAGCCTGGCTTATAAAAACAACCTCGAAAAACTCGTCAATTTGGGCGAGGTGAAGGTTGAGGCCGTAGATAATGCTGTTAGGCGAATTTTATATAAAAAATTTGAGCTCGGTTTATTTGATGATCCATACAAGTTTTCTGTGCAGGCGAGAGAAGACAAAGTTATGCATGATAAAAGTTTTGCGCTCATAGCCCGGTCGGTAGCCGAAAAATCGATCGTGCTGTTAAAGAACGACAAGCAAATTTTGCCTTTGAACAATGCTCCTGCTAAAATTGCTTTAATTGGGCCTTTGGTGAAAGCAAAGCAAGACCTGGGAAGCACCTGGACTGTTTATTCGGACACGACAACTTATACCAGTGTATACGAAGGCATCCGGGATAAATATGGAAATAAATCGAAATTGAGCTATGCCCGTGGTTGTGATATTAGTGATACCAGCAGCGCCGGATTCAATGAGGCCCTAGCAGTTGCTAAAGAAGCTGATGTGGTTATTATGGTTTTAGGCGAAGCCGGCTACATGTCTGGCGAGGCTAAATCAAGATCGGATATTTGTTTGCCCGGAAGGCAGGAGGAGCTTTTTAACTTAGTTAAGGCTACAGGTAAAAAAGTGATTGTTGTTTTAATGGCTGGCCGCCCGATGATATTTAACAGTATTGCCGATAAGGCGGATGCAATTATTTATGCTTTTTGGTTGGGATCTGAAACAGGTAACAGTTTGGCAAATGTTATTTCGGGCAGCTATAATCCCTCGGGTAGGCTCCCCATAACTTTTCCTCGTGCCATGGGGCAAATTCCGGTTTTTTACAGTTATGCCAATACGGGGCGACCGGTTACCGAACATAGCGGTATTAAATATAAATCGGCCTATTTAGATTTACCTAACACCCCGCGCTATGCTTTTGGATATGGGCTAAGTTATACCAAATTTGGTTACAGTGATATTAAACTAGACAAGCCGGTTTTGTTAGGTAAGGATGACCTTAATATTTCGTTTACACTAACTAACACCGGCTCTTTTTCGGGTTCGGATGTGGTTCAGCTCTATATTCAGGATAAGATTGCGTCAGTTGTTCGCCCTGTGAAAGAATTAAAAAACTTTGCAAAAGTTATGCTGAAACCGGGCGAGAGTAAGCTAGTTACTTTCAAAATCAAACCAAATCAACTTTCGTTTTATAAATCGGGCACGGGCTGGGTAACAGAGCCTGGCGCTTTTAAAGTTATGGTGGGTAGTTCGTCGGATGATATCCGGTTACAGGGCGACTTCATGGTTCAATAA
- a CDS encoding glycoside hydrolase family 3 C-terminal domain-containing protein yields the protein MHTYKYSFVKVSLLLVALTAFSYSFAQDLTELKISRLLKQMTLEEKVQMIHGSSSFTSGGVKRLGIPELTMSDGPHGVRLEHGRGWNAIKNVDDSGTYLPTGNTLAATWNPQLGYAFGTVLGSEANYRGKDVILGPGINIIRTPLNGRNFEYLSEDPYLVSKMVVGYIKGVQDQGISACVKHFAANNQELNRTSINVEMSERALREIYLPGFKAAVQVGKVNTVMGAYNKFRGQYATENKYLIHDILKVEWGFKGLVMSDWGSVHHTLDALKNGTDIEMGSDLVWLSKSVSQTGVVNRGEIPRSVYDHFFMADSALAMVKSGRVSETFIDDKVARILRVMFKTNMIGTKRKPGEYNTANHQQIALKVAEEGIVLLKNESGILPLKKEAIRSIAIIGENASRENAMGGGSSQIKARYEISPLQGIKNLVDSSVIINYAQGYKIARGQQANEELIKDAVNAVSKSDAAIVFCGWTHGYNYSKWEDNAFDAEGVDKKNLDMPFGQNELISAVLKANPNTIIVLMGAGSIDITQWVDKAKGIIEGWYPGMEGGNALAKVIFGVVNPSGKLPFTFPKKLADSPSEKLGEYPGKDGTEHYNEGIFVGYRYFDTYHVEPQFPFGFGLSYTSFTFKGLSTKFAGKRITATLTVKNVGSRAGAEVVQLYTHKQNSAVSRAEKELKGFEKVFLKAGESKKVTIQIELDALKYYDEVKRNWVIEPGNYDLILGNSSRGEMLRATVKI from the coding sequence ATGCATACTTATAAATATTCATTCGTGAAAGTGAGCTTATTGCTGGTAGCTCTCACGGCCTTTTCATATTCTTTCGCGCAAGACCTCACAGAATTGAAGATCAGCAGACTATTGAAACAAATGACACTGGAGGAAAAGGTGCAGATGATTCATGGTAGTTCTTCGTTTACATCCGGTGGGGTTAAAAGATTAGGAATTCCGGAACTGACCATGTCTGATGGGCCGCACGGGGTGCGCCTGGAGCACGGACGCGGCTGGAATGCAATCAAAAACGTGGACGACTCAGGAACCTATCTGCCTACCGGTAATACGCTGGCAGCTACATGGAACCCACAATTAGGTTATGCTTTTGGAACTGTGCTAGGCAGCGAAGCAAATTATCGCGGTAAAGATGTGATACTGGGGCCGGGTATTAACATTATCCGAACGCCATTGAATGGTAGAAATTTTGAATATTTAAGCGAAGATCCATACCTGGTTAGTAAAATGGTAGTTGGCTATATTAAAGGTGTGCAGGATCAGGGAATTTCGGCTTGCGTAAAACACTTTGCTGCGAATAACCAGGAGCTCAACCGGACGAGTATTAACGTTGAAATGTCTGAAAGGGCCTTGCGCGAAATTTACCTGCCTGGTTTTAAAGCCGCCGTTCAGGTTGGTAAAGTGAATACAGTTATGGGGGCCTACAACAAATTTAGGGGCCAGTATGCTACAGAAAATAAATACCTTATTCACGATATTTTAAAAGTAGAATGGGGCTTTAAGGGTTTGGTTATGAGCGACTGGGGATCGGTTCATCATACGCTGGATGCTTTAAAAAACGGTACAGATATAGAAATGGGATCTGACTTGGTTTGGCTCAGCAAATCTGTCAGTCAAACCGGTGTGGTAAACCGGGGGGAAATTCCCCGGTCTGTTTATGATCATTTTTTTATGGCCGATTCTGCCTTGGCGATGGTTAAAAGCGGTAGGGTGAGTGAAACGTTTATTGATGATAAGGTAGCCCGCATATTGCGCGTAATGTTTAAAACTAATATGATAGGTACCAAACGGAAGCCTGGTGAATACAACACAGCCAATCATCAGCAAATTGCTTTAAAGGTAGCGGAGGAGGGTATTGTGTTGCTTAAAAATGAATCCGGCATTTTACCATTAAAAAAGGAAGCGATTAGGTCGATAGCGATTATTGGGGAAAATGCCTCTCGCGAAAATGCGATGGGCGGCGGAAGCTCGCAGATAAAAGCCAGGTATGAAATTAGCCCGCTACAGGGAATTAAAAATCTTGTTGACAGCTCTGTTATAATCAACTATGCCCAGGGATATAAAATTGCAAGGGGACAGCAAGCTAACGAGGAGTTGATTAAGGATGCAGTTAACGCGGTATCAAAGTCAGATGCCGCCATTGTTTTTTGTGGTTGGACCCATGGCTATAATTACAGTAAATGGGAGGATAACGCGTTTGACGCGGAAGGCGTAGATAAAAAGAACCTTGATATGCCGTTTGGACAAAATGAATTGATTAGCGCCGTGTTGAAAGCTAACCCCAATACAATTATTGTTTTAATGGGTGCCGGTTCGATAGATATCACTCAGTGGGTTGACAAGGCCAAAGGAATTATCGAAGGTTGGTATCCGGGCATGGAGGGGGGTAATGCGCTGGCTAAGGTAATTTTTGGCGTAGTTAACCCCTCCGGAAAGTTGCCATTTACTTTCCCTAAAAAGCTGGCCGATTCTCCATCCGAAAAATTAGGTGAGTATCCTGGTAAAGATGGAACGGAACATTATAACGAAGGGATTTTTGTCGGTTATCGTTACTTTGATACTTATCACGTTGAACCGCAGTTTCCTTTCGGCTTTGGTTTATCATATACCAGTTTTACTTTTAAGGGGTTATCTACAAAGTTTGCCGGGAAGCGTATCACAGCGACTTTAACTGTTAAAAATGTAGGCAGCAGGGCAGGCGCTGAGGTGGTGCAATTGTATACGCATAAACAAAATTCGGCGGTTTCGCGGGCGGAAAAGGAATTGAAGGGTTTTGAAAAAGTATTTCTTAAGGCTGGCGAATCAAAAAAAGTGACTATACAGATTGAATTGGATGCGTTGAAGTATTACGATGAAGTAAAGAGAAATTGGGTTATCGAACCTGGTAATTATGATTTGATTTTGGGTAATTCATCACGTGGAGAAATGCTTAGAGCTACTGTTAAAATTTAA
- a CDS encoding hybrid sensor histidine kinase/response regulator transcription factor — protein sequence MKSKYAFSTSLLIAMFILNTAVVVAQINFKHINYKNGLIQSPISSMVQDRSGYVWIGNLAGLSRYDGNEFKNFRHNSSLPNGISHNRINKIYEDKTGRLWIATGGGLNLFQKNTEQFLHFGISAAKGGANYVTSVQEDSYGKIWVSTFKGIKIVDLKSRKFISPVSLKKTGEEDLYQGYTLSLFEDKRKTLWVGVKHGLKRVDSKSGAAIPLPEPLRQNKELAAARIMVIKQDNYGDLWFGTEEHGIFRYSERNNVCTHYNENTALALPSDWINDILIRNNEVWVATRNGVAIVDLNSNSITKYNHDGADPTSLSDNSTWALLEDKTNNVWIGTYSGNINFFYPGNANFCTIGERVGNHLGLNVPIAETILEDKNKKLWIGTLGGGLNCLDRAAGLSKYYAITGLKTDKYSNDIKSLAMDSLGSLWVGTLDGLCKFNIATHTILPIRLELLVAKPGGKFINAILPDRDGVWIGTNGAGLKLVSYAGAELMTIKKENKPNGLSDNYVNALISDGNDLWIGTQGGINRYNKITHTIAIYQRNKNPVLGSNNIFCFLIDKDRHLWMGSDGGGLCYFDAKSNRIYAIRQADGLADDIVNAIVQDSSGGLWASTNNGISHIKLKKGKLPLNGNYEIENFTSANGLLSDQFLINSRLITREGEILFGGMNGITAFYPQKIIKNQRKPEILLTNLFINNQEARFGEKGDIEAPLNQLNEISLPYNKNNITVKFSALSFINPTKNVYAYKIAGLANNDKWQLIDNKNEVSLINLVPGDYVFSVKASNNDGIWNDTGRSLRLRILPPFWKTWWAYLLYAVLTLLTLAKVVQFFQSRARLERDLYNEHRENERKQKFYQMKMDFFTNISHEIRTPLTLILSPIENLYKRTYEDPAVNKQILQVKNNAERLFRLIGELMDFRKAETGNMVLYLHENNIVPFINEIYLSFMQLAESRGIQYDFEVPGPTVSLYSDNDQLEKVFFNLLSNAFKFTHDHGRIKISIATTDDTYAVIKVTDNGKGIPKEFQEKLFTNFYQVNPDKSQPGTGVGLALSKSIIELHNGNITVHSRPASATEAGETTFTVSLPYKNSVSQNVHIMAAEGGQENLNSYKLRSEIDVLNDHGFTHEDEEYTVLITEDNADLRELIADTLANYHIIACTNGAEAFDEAVDKIPDLIVSDVMMPVMNGLELCHKIKKDERTSHIPVILLTALAAHIHQINGLQTGADIYLTKPFSTKILELSVHNLLASREAMRKKFARQLPGEHTTLAFNSADEQFMSKVLKIIDDNIGDPEFGVIALGKAVGMSKTVLYKKICAVTDMSPLDFLKSVRLQKAAMLLQQKQFNVYEVSYQVGFKDRKWFSREFKKQYGKNPSELMN from the coding sequence ATGAAAAGCAAATATGCTTTTTCGACAAGCTTACTGATAGCGATGTTCATTTTGAACACGGCGGTGGTTGTTGCGCAGATCAATTTCAAACATATCAATTACAAAAACGGGTTAATTCAAAGCCCAATCAGTTCGATGGTCCAGGACAGGAGCGGTTACGTATGGATAGGTAATTTAGCTGGCCTATCAAGGTATGATGGCAACGAATTTAAAAATTTCAGGCACAATAGTTCTCTGCCCAATGGTATCAGCCATAACAGGATCAATAAAATTTATGAGGATAAAACCGGGCGCCTTTGGATTGCAACGGGCGGCGGCCTGAATTTGTTCCAGAAAAATACTGAGCAGTTTTTACATTTTGGCATCTCTGCGGCAAAGGGCGGGGCTAATTATGTTACCTCTGTACAGGAAGATAGTTATGGCAAAATATGGGTGTCAACCTTCAAAGGAATAAAAATTGTAGACCTTAAAAGTAGAAAATTTATTAGCCCCGTATCTTTAAAGAAAACCGGCGAAGAAGACTTATACCAGGGATACACACTGTCGTTGTTTGAAGATAAACGTAAAACACTGTGGGTAGGTGTAAAACATGGACTGAAAAGAGTTGACTCCAAGAGTGGGGCCGCTATACCACTGCCCGAACCTTTAAGGCAAAATAAAGAGCTGGCAGCCGCCCGTATTATGGTTATCAAACAAGATAATTACGGCGATTTATGGTTTGGAACCGAAGAACATGGAATATTTAGGTATAGCGAACGGAATAACGTTTGCACGCACTACAATGAAAATACGGCTTTAGCTCTGCCTTCAGATTGGATAAATGATATTTTGATCAGGAATAATGAAGTTTGGGTGGCTACCAGAAACGGAGTTGCAATAGTTGATCTTAACAGTAACTCCATTACCAAGTACAACCATGATGGGGCAGATCCGACTTCCCTTAGTGATAACTCTACCTGGGCATTACTGGAAGATAAAACGAACAATGTTTGGATAGGGACCTACTCTGGTAATATTAACTTTTTTTATCCTGGTAACGCAAATTTTTGCACCATTGGGGAGCGCGTAGGCAATCATTTAGGACTGAACGTACCCATTGCGGAAACGATACTGGAAGATAAAAATAAAAAATTGTGGATAGGGACATTAGGAGGCGGGTTGAATTGCCTTGACCGTGCTGCCGGGCTCTCAAAATACTACGCCATTACCGGTCTTAAAACCGATAAATACAGTAATGACATCAAGTCGCTGGCCATGGACTCGCTGGGGAGCCTGTGGGTGGGCACGTTGGACGGGCTCTGCAAATTTAATATCGCTACTCATACAATTCTGCCCATCAGGCTTGAACTGTTAGTTGCCAAGCCCGGTGGCAAGTTTATTAATGCCATATTGCCCGACCGGGACGGCGTTTGGATTGGCACTAACGGCGCAGGATTAAAACTGGTGAGCTATGCCGGCGCCGAATTGATGACCATAAAGAAAGAAAACAAACCCAATGGCTTAAGTGACAATTATGTTAACGCTTTGATCTCCGACGGTAATGATTTATGGATAGGTACGCAAGGCGGTATAAACAGGTATAATAAAATAACACATACCATTGCTATTTATCAGCGCAATAAAAATCCCGTGTTAGGAAGTAATAATATTTTTTGTTTTTTAATTGATAAAGATCGGCATCTGTGGATGGGTAGTGATGGCGGCGGGCTATGTTATTTTGATGCTAAAAGCAACCGCATCTATGCCATAAGGCAAGCCGATGGCCTTGCTGACGACATTGTAAACGCTATTGTGCAGGATAGCTCAGGCGGCTTATGGGCGAGCACAAATAATGGTATCTCTCATATCAAACTAAAAAAAGGTAAATTGCCTTTAAATGGAAATTACGAGATTGAGAATTTTACATCCGCAAACGGCTTACTGAGTGACCAGTTTTTGATCAATTCTAGGCTCATCACCCGGGAGGGCGAAATTTTATTTGGAGGTATGAATGGCATCACGGCTTTTTATCCCCAAAAGATCATCAAAAATCAAAGAAAGCCCGAAATTTTATTAACCAACCTGTTTATCAATAACCAGGAAGCGCGTTTCGGTGAGAAAGGCGATATCGAGGCACCGTTGAACCAGCTTAACGAGATATCCCTTCCGTACAATAAAAACAATATCACTGTTAAATTTTCGGCTTTAAGCTTTATTAATCCCACTAAAAATGTATACGCCTACAAAATAGCCGGATTAGCTAATAATGATAAGTGGCAGCTCATTGATAACAAAAACGAAGTAAGTTTAATAAACCTGGTTCCTGGAGACTATGTTTTTAGTGTTAAAGCATCTAACAACGATGGTATATGGAATGATACAGGGCGAAGTTTACGTTTGCGGATACTGCCGCCGTTTTGGAAAACCTGGTGGGCTTATTTATTATATGCCGTTTTAACCTTGCTTACTCTGGCCAAAGTGGTCCAGTTTTTCCAGAGCCGGGCCCGTTTGGAGCGGGATCTTTATAACGAACACCGGGAGAATGAGAGGAAACAGAAATTTTACCAGATGAAGATGGATTTTTTTACCAATATATCTCACGAAATCCGCACGCCGCTAACGCTCATTTTAAGCCCGATAGAAAACCTGTACAAAAGAACGTATGAAGACCCGGCCGTTAATAAGCAAATATTACAAGTGAAAAATAACGCTGAAAGGCTATTCAGGCTTATTGGCGAATTAATGGATTTCAGGAAAGCGGAAACCGGTAATATGGTGCTTTATTTACATGAAAATAATATTGTACCTTTTATTAACGAAATTTATTTGTCTTTTATGCAACTTGCGGAAAGCAGGGGTATACAATATGACTTTGAAGTGCCCGGCCCTACCGTTTCACTTTATTCGGACAATGACCAGTTAGAAAAGGTTTTTTTTAACCTGCTTTCCAATGCGTTCAAATTTACCCACGACCATGGTAGAATTAAAATTTCAATAGCAACTACCGATGATACCTATGCTGTTATTAAAGTTACGGATAATGGGAAGGGAATTCCCAAAGAATTTCAGGAAAAACTATTTACAAACTTTTACCAGGTAAATCCTGATAAGTCGCAACCTGGAACGGGCGTTGGGCTTGCGCTGTCAAAAAGCATCATAGAGCTTCATAATGGTAATATAACAGTTCATAGCCGCCCCGCATCAGCTACCGAGGCTGGCGAAACAACATTCACTGTTTCGTTGCCGTATAAAAACTCAGTGTCGCAAAACGTCCATATCATGGCCGCAGAAGGGGGACAGGAGAATTTGAATTCTTATAAACTGCGATCAGAGATCGATGTGCTTAACGACCACGGTTTTACTCACGAAGATGAGGAGTACACCGTATTGATAACGGAAGATAACGCTGATTTAAGAGAACTGATTGCCGATACCTTAGCCAACTATCATATTATAGCTTGCACAAACGGCGCGGAAGCGTTTGATGAGGCAGTTGACAAGATTCCGGATCTGATCGTTAGCGATGTGATGATGCCTGTGATGAACGGTTTGGAACTATGCCATAAAATAAAAAAAGATGAGCGCACAAGCCATATCCCGGTGATATTGTTAACCGCTCTTGCAGCGCACATTCATCAAATTAACGGGCTCCAAACGGGTGCTGATATTTACCTTACGAAGCCTTTTAGTACAAAAATACTGGAGTTAAGTGTACATAATCTTTTGGCTTCGAGGGAGGCCATGCGAAAAAAATTCGCCAGGCAGTTACCCGGGGAACACACCACTCTGGCTTTTAATTCGGCCGATGAACAATTTATGAGTAAGGTGCTGAAAATAATAGATGATAATATCGGGGATCCCGAATTTGGAGTAATTGCATTGGGCAAGGCCGTTGGTATGAGTAAAACTGTATTGTATAAAAAAATATGTGCCGTTACTGATATGTCGCCGTTAGATTTTCTTAAATCTGTTAGGTTACAAAAAGCCGCTATGCTGCTACAGCAAAAGCAATTTAACGTTTACGAAGTATCCTATCAGGTAGGCTTTAAGGACCGAAAATGGTTTAGCCGGGAATTTAAGAAGCAATATGGCAAAAACCCATCCGAATTAATGAATTAG
- a CDS encoding agarase, which yields MIKKVILLSVLFFASPVYAQTASEYTLKVSSKISNQGSGKPPGFSEYKEYPTRALNTLIGYQPNDKIKLDKYGGRMDMHGKFTGFYHVEKLNGRWWSIDPDGYCFIHKGMNNVVMSRSGNAKDGFDNQFSGSKDWAVKTTEMLENLGFNGLGAWSSVEDFKSLPAAIRPMAYTVSMDFMGSYGRKKGAYQQSGHLGYPDDAIFVFDKEFEAYCDTYAKQLAKNKNDKNLYGYFSDNELPFYRKTLDNFLSKKDTTDIGYLSARKWLQEHHISRDSINDIYRNQFLGFVAERYFSQVAKAIKKYDPNHMYIGCRFNGYPKSVPEVLKAAGKYLDAVSINYYNQWTPQVADMQHWGEWAGKPFLITEWYTKGEDSGMGNFAGAGWVVKTQDDRGLFYQNFTLGLMESVNCVGWHWFKYQDNDPANKNVDPSNTDANKGILDIHYKSYTPLTNKMKELNDQAYSLIDFFDKRNKTQ from the coding sequence ATGATAAAGAAAGTTATCCTGTTATCAGTGCTCTTTTTTGCGAGCCCCGTTTACGCGCAAACAGCTAGCGAATATACCTTAAAGGTAAGTTCCAAAATATCTAACCAGGGGAGCGGCAAGCCTCCCGGATTTAGTGAATATAAAGAATACCCCACTCGCGCTTTAAATACCCTGATCGGTTACCAGCCGAACGACAAAATAAAATTGGATAAGTATGGTGGCCGTATGGATATGCATGGAAAATTTACCGGCTTTTATCATGTAGAAAAGCTTAACGGCAGGTGGTGGTCCATTGATCCTGACGGATACTGTTTTATTCATAAAGGAATGAATAATGTGGTGATGAGCCGTTCGGGAAATGCTAAGGACGGGTTTGATAATCAGTTTTCGGGGTCTAAGGATTGGGCGGTAAAAACAACCGAAATGTTAGAAAATCTCGGCTTCAACGGGTTGGGTGCCTGGTCGTCTGTGGAGGATTTTAAAAGTTTGCCGGCAGCTATCAGGCCTATGGCCTATACGGTAAGCATGGATTTTATGGGAAGTTACGGGCGGAAAAAAGGCGCATACCAGCAATCGGGCCACTTGGGCTACCCAGACGATGCGATTTTTGTGTTTGATAAGGAGTTTGAAGCTTATTGTGACACTTACGCAAAACAACTGGCAAAAAATAAAAACGACAAAAATTTGTACGGTTATTTTTCGGACAATGAACTGCCTTTTTACAGAAAAACTCTGGATAATTTTTTATCGAAGAAAGATACCACAGATATTGGTTATTTATCGGCCAGGAAATGGTTACAAGAGCACCATATCAGCCGGGACAGCATTAATGATATTTACCGCAATCAATTTTTAGGCTTTGTAGCTGAACGTTATTTTTCGCAGGTAGCCAAGGCAATAAAAAAATACGACCCTAACCATATGTATATTGGATGCCGCTTTAATGGCTATCCTAAAAGCGTTCCTGAAGTGCTGAAAGCGGCCGGTAAATACCTCGACGCCGTATCCATCAACTACTACAATCAATGGACGCCGCAAGTGGCAGATATGCAGCACTGGGGTGAATGGGCCGGTAAGCCTTTCCTGATAACGGAATGGTACACCAAAGGCGAAGATTCGGGTATGGGTAATTTTGCAGGCGCGGGCTGGGTGGTAAAAACCCAGGACGACCGTGGCTTATTTTATCAAAACTTTACGCTGGGTTTAATGGAATCGGTGAATTGTGTTGGCTGGCACTGGTTTAAATACCAGGACAACGACCCTGCAAATAAAAACGTCGATCCGTCCAATACCGACGCCAACAAAGGCATCCTGGATATTCACTATAAGAGTTATACGCCTTTAACCAATAAAATGAAGGAACTGAATGATCAGGCATATTCGCTAATCGATTTTTTTGACAAGAGAAATAAAACCCAATAA